Proteins encoded in a region of the Osmerus mordax isolate fOsmMor3 chromosome 17, fOsmMor3.pri, whole genome shotgun sequence genome:
- the drd4-rs gene encoding dopamine receptor D4 related sequence: MDNVTPGIPPEGLDQGGYNYLALILGVPLILIIILGNILVCLSVLTERSLKTATNYFIISLSVADLLLAVLVLPLYVYSEFLGGIWTLSTYICDALMTMDVLLCTASILNLCAISVDRYIAVVVPLKYNRNQFSLRQLGLITATWVLSLGVASPVIFGLNQVPDRDPRVCKLEDDRFVVYSSICSFFVPCPVMLFLYYWMFRGLRRWSSGRSRSQLTRGGRCSLSLRLSSALSREKAGKGSGREKVMYLMPAGFSPTSVSAGSAASPTATPVAEEQPDGAGVGTGGGAESDPMTTQLDSMSDAEPTERPPREGDSGRENGLPKTRGGKKSRRNSKSSRVSGRERKAMKVLPIVVGVFLACWTPFFVVHVTKVLCVSCNIGPTLISVVTWLGYVNSAVNPIIYTAFNVEFRNVFHKLLCCRT, encoded by the exons ATGGACAACGTGACACCCGGCATCCCTCCAGAGGG TTTGGATCAGGGGGGTTACAACTACCTGGCGCTGATTCTGGGTGTGCCACTGATACTGATCATCATCCTGGGCAACATCCTCGTGTGTCTTAGTGTGCTCACCGAGCGCTCGCTCAAAACAGCCACCAACTACTTCATCATCAGCCTGTCTGTGGCAGATTTACTGCTGGCTGTGTTGGTGCTTCCTCTCTACGTCtactctgag tTCCTGGGAGGAATCTGGACCCTCAGCACGTACATCTGTGATGCTCTGATGACCATGGATGTCCTGCTGTGCACTGCCTCCATCCTCAACCTGTGTGCCATCAGCGTGGACAG GTACATCGCAGTGGTGGTGCCCCTGAAGTACAACAGGAACCAGTTCAGCTTGCGCCAGCTCGGCCTCATCACTGCCACCTGGGTGCTCTCCCTGGGCGTGGCCAGCCCCGTCATCTTCGGCCTCAACCAGGTGCCGGACCGAGACCCGAGGGTGTGCAAGCTGGAGGACGACCGCTTCGTGGTGTACTCCTCCATCTGCTCCTTCTTCGTGCCTTGCCCCGTCATGCTCTTCCTGTACTACTGGATGTTCCGGGGGCTGCGCAGGTGGAGCTCTGGGAGGAGTCGCTCCCAGCTGACAAGGGGAGGCCGCTGCAGCCTCTCCCTGCGCCTCAGCTCCGCCCTGAGCAGGGAGAAAGCGGGGAAAGGGAGCGGGCGGGAGAAGGTGATGTACCTCATGCCCGCTGGGTTCAGCCCCACCTCCGTGTCCGCTGGGTCCGCCGCGTCGCCAACGGCAACCCCGGTGGCGGAGGAGCAACCGGacggggcgggggtggggacCGGGGGTGGGGCGGAGAGCGACCCCATGACCACACAGCTGGACAGCATGTCGGATGCAGAGCCCACGGAGAGGCCtccgagggagggggacagcggCAGGGAGAACGGCCTGCCCAAGACCCGCGGGGGCAAGAAGAGCAGACGTAACAGCAAGAGCAGCAGAGTGAGCGGGAGAGAGCGCAAAGCCATGAAGGTCTTGCCCATTGTTGTGG GAGTGTTCCTGGCCTGCTGGACACCCTTCTTTGTGGTGCATGTCAccaaggtgttgtgtgtgtcctgcaacATCGGGCCCACGCTGATCTCCGTGGTGACCTGGCTGGGGTACGTCAACAGTGCCGTCAACCCCATCATCTACACCGCCTTCAACGTAGAGTTCCGGAACGTCTTTCACAAACTGCTCTGCTGTCGAACATGA
- the LOC136960546 gene encoding protein SPMIP1-like — MDSHIQGFWRESILKENMLRLNWFRDNWTKYHNTPKKVSAKARATLPQIAKPPHEGTPSLPTVKDRGQENNCNQTILPMRPVSGETRKVLYDGFSKEQTGRYKYLLMRKAKSPEEKYPYPLTSNCEYGWGLGDTTKAYVPMFALNAIVRDTFYRKNGTFPHSTLSDRLA; from the exons ATGGATTCCCATATACAAGGATTTTGGAGAGAGAGCATTTTAAAAGAGAACATGCTTCGGCTCAATTGGTTTCGAGATAACTGGACCAAATACCATAACACACCCAAAAAGGTGAGTGCAAAGGCAAGAGCAACACTGCCACAGATCGCCAAACCTCCTCACGAAGGCACTCCAAGCCTGCCGACGGTCAAGGACAGAGGGCAGGAAAACAACTGCAATCAGACGATCCTGCCGATGCGGCCAGTGTCGGGAGAGACTCGGAAAGTTCTTTATGATGGCTTTTCAAAAGAGCAGACTGGGCGCTATAAATACCTACTAATGAGGAAAGCCAAATCTCCAGAAGAAAAGTATCCGTATCCATTAACCAGCAACTGCGAGTATGGTTGGGGTTTAG GTGACACGACCAAGGCCTATGTCCCAATGTTTGCACTAAACGCCATTGTGAGAGATACCTTCTACCGGAAGAACGGCACCTTCCCGCACTCCACTCTCTCTGACAGGCTGGCATAG
- the zgc:193726 gene encoding uncharacterized protein zgc:193726 isoform X1 encodes MGPTWSLSVFLLGYVFGMPINFHNSTRQNETLFQRNYTLDNSTEFVETNDTGISPFQMIISTQYLVSTGEKSPNQPDMLDSLQQRKDTEYNVTKEVQSWNGTESDGNMTMHTPMKLHVTYLRGVSRVKSCQLSICALINLSHEMQSGGDEKAGRATTDPHGIGKR; translated from the exons ATGGGCCCCACCTGGTCACTCAGTGTGTTTCTCCTTGGCTATGTCTTTGGAATGCCCATCAACTTTCACAACAGCACCAG ACAAAATGAGACCCTTTTTCAACGAAACTACACACTGGACAACTCGACAGA ATTTGTTGAGACTAATGACACAGGAATCTCTCCCTTTCA AATGATCATCTCAACCCAGTATTTGGTTTCAACAGG GGAAAAATCACCAAACCAGCCAGACAT GTTAGACAGTCTGCAACAGAGGAAGGACACAGAGTATAACGTCAC GAAGGAGGTGCAGAGCTGGAATGGTACAGAATCAGATGGCAACATGACAATGCA TACACCGATGAAACTGCATGTTACCTATCTTCG GGGAGTATCAAGAGTCAAGAGCTGCCAGCTTAGTATCTGTGCCCTTATAAACCTGAGCCATGAGATGCAGTCAGGCGGAGACGAGAAAGCAGGCAGAGCAACGACAGACCCTCATGGAATCGGCAAGAGATGA
- the zgc:193726 gene encoding uncharacterized protein zgc:193726 isoform X2: MPINFHNSTRQNETLFQRNYTLDNSTEFVETNDTGISPFQMIISTQYLVSTGEKSPNQPDMIVRVGAKQCILPTCMTAVLGSSLQIGDEIAGSSTRDPQGIGKK, encoded by the exons ATGCCCATCAACTTTCACAACAGCACCAG ACAAAATGAGACCCTTTTTCAACGAAACTACACACTGGACAACTCGACAGA ATTTGTTGAGACTAATGACACAGGAATCTCTCCCTTTCA AATGATCATCTCAACCCAGTATTTGGTTTCAACAGG GGAAAAATCACCAAACCAGCCAGACAT GATTGTGAGGGTGGGGGCCAAGCAATGCATCCTGCCCACCTGTATGACTGCCGTCCTGGGCTCCTCCTTGCAGATAGGGGATGAGATAGCGGGCAGCTCTACTAGAGATCCTCAGGGGATAGGGAAGAAATAA
- the atp6v1f gene encoding V-type proton ATPase subunit F, whose protein sequence is MAGRGKLIAVIGDEDTCTGFLLGGIGELNKNRKPNFLVVEKDTSITEIEETFKSFLVRNDIGIILINQFIAEMIRHAIDGHMESIPAVLEIPSKEHPYDASKDSILRRAKGMFCAEDFR, encoded by the exons ATGGCAGGACGAGGTAAACTCATCGCCGTTATTGGTGATGAAGACACATGTACTGGATTTCTTCTCGGTGGAATTGGCGAGCTGAATAAAAATCGGAAGCCCAATTTCTTGGTGGTCGAGAAGGACACAAGCATCACAGAGATAGAGGAGACATTCAA GAGTTTCCTTGTCCGTAACGACATCGGCATCATCCTGATCAACCAGTTCATAGCCGAGATGATCCGTCACGCCATTGATGGACACATGGAGTCCATCCCTGCAGTGCTGGAGATCCCCTCCAAGGAGCATCCATACGATGCCTCCAAGGATTCCATCCTACGCAGGGCCAAGGGCATGTTCTGTGCTGAGGACTtccgataa